In a genomic window of Deinococcus aestuarii:
- a CDS encoding Gfo/Idh/MocA family protein: protein MPLKPDLPLPESETRRVGFAIVGLGQLSVEELIPAARTSEHASVAALVTDDEEKGRAYARALDLTEEDVYTYERFEDLGGREDVEAVYIVLPNSLHRDFTERAARMGKHVLCEKPLSVNAEEAQAMVDACKKANVLLMTAYRCQYTPQHWAAREAVQGGRLGEVKLLDSVHGQSEDDPEAWRMRMALAGGGPLPDVGIYSLNTVRFVLGTEPEWVFATLHRPEDDERFREVEESVSFMLGFPGGIVANCLTSYGIHKTATLRVLGEEGTVLMDPAFTYQGLSLTISDQKGDFQPKLPDEDQFGLEFDHFAQRVRDGRAPWTPGEEGVQDHRIMDAIYESARTGQVVRLTPVQGRDVFRGEKPGAAGQ, encoded by the coding sequence ATGCCCCTGAAACCGGACCTGCCCCTTCCCGAATCCGAGACGCGCCGCGTGGGCTTTGCCATCGTCGGCCTCGGGCAACTCAGCGTGGAGGAACTTATCCCCGCCGCGCGCACGAGCGAGCACGCGAGCGTGGCCGCCCTCGTTACCGACGACGAGGAGAAGGGCCGCGCCTACGCCCGGGCGCTCGACCTCACCGAAGAGGACGTGTACACCTACGAACGCTTCGAGGACCTGGGGGGCCGCGAGGACGTGGAGGCCGTCTACATCGTCTTGCCCAACAGCCTGCACCGGGACTTCACCGAGCGGGCCGCGCGGATGGGCAAGCACGTCCTGTGCGAGAAGCCGCTCTCGGTGAACGCGGAGGAGGCGCAGGCGATGGTGGACGCCTGCAAGAAGGCGAACGTGCTGCTGATGACCGCCTACCGCTGCCAGTACACGCCCCAGCACTGGGCCGCCCGCGAGGCCGTGCAGGGGGGCAGGCTCGGCGAGGTCAAGCTCCTCGATAGCGTCCACGGGCAGTCGGAGGACGACCCGGAGGCGTGGCGCATGAGGATGGCCCTGGCGGGTGGCGGTCCCCTCCCCGACGTGGGCATCTACAGCCTGAACACCGTGCGCTTCGTCCTCGGCACCGAGCCCGAGTGGGTCTTTGCCACCCTGCACCGGCCGGAAGACGACGAGCGCTTCCGGGAGGTCGAGGAGTCGGTGAGCTTCATGCTGGGCTTCCCGGGCGGCATCGTCGCCAACTGCCTGACGAGCTACGGCATCCACAAGACGGCCACCCTGCGCGTCCTCGGCGAGGAGGGCACCGTGCTGATGGACCCCGCCTTCACCTACCAGGGCCTGAGCCTGACCATCTCCGACCAGAAGGGGGACTTCCAACCCAAGCTCCCCGACGAGGACCAGTTCGGCCTGGAGTTCGACCACTTCGCCCAGCGGGTGCGCGACGGCAGGGCGCCGTGGACCCCCGGCGAGGAGGGCGTGCAAGACCACCGCATCATGGACGCGATCTACGAGAGCGCCCGCACGGGACAGGTCGTGCGCCTGACGCCCGTCCAGGGCCGCGACGTCTTCCGGGGCGAGAAGCCCGGGGCGGCGGGCCAATAG
- a CDS encoding putative glycolipid-binding domain-containing protein: MTGGVDVLWRGLDPRGESLEHLRLESARARGTVVARTGGVLFTLGYVVEIDPEGYPRLTTLRVVDGPTLQLRRAWDGGWSDAHGRPLPELTGCTDIDIQATPFTNTLPLRRLNLPLGAGAVVLAAWVGVPELGVRAVRQRYTRLGDHTYRYENLESGYAAELTVDAAGLVTLYPGAFERVQPGAQS, from the coding sequence GTGACGGGTGGGGTGGACGTGCTGTGGCGCGGCCTCGACCCGCGCGGGGAGAGCCTGGAACACCTGCGGCTCGAGTCCGCGCGGGCACGTGGCACGGTCGTCGCGCGAACGGGCGGCGTGCTGTTCACCCTGGGCTACGTGGTGGAGATCGACCCGGAGGGATATCCCCGCCTGACGACCCTGCGGGTGGTGGACGGCCCCACCCTCCAGTTGCGCCGGGCCTGGGACGGCGGCTGGAGCGACGCCCACGGGCGGCCTCTCCCCGAGCTGACGGGCTGCACCGACATCGACATCCAGGCCACCCCCTTCACGAACACCCTGCCCCTGCGCCGCCTGAACCTGCCCCTAGGGGCGGGGGCCGTGGTTCTCGCCGCGTGGGTGGGCGTGCCCGAGCTGGGGGTGCGGGCCGTCCGGCAACGCTATACCCGGCTGGGTGACCACACGTACCGCTACGAGAATCTGGAAAGCGGCTACGCGGCGGAGCTCACCGTGGACGCGGCGGGGCTCGTCACCCTCTATCCGGGGGCGTTCGAGCGAGTGCAGCCGGGGGCCCAGTCTTAA
- a CDS encoding FAD-dependent oxidoreductase translates to MLFGEGDVCIVGGGPAGMILALLLARQGIAVTVLEAARDFERSFRGDTLHPAIMELLEGLGLAEPLLRLAHTRAHRARFITPARTQVIADFSCLRTPYPYLTVMAQARFLTFLAGELGRYGHARVVMGARVEGLLEEGGRVTGVRYRQGGTLHDLPARLTMGADGRFSKVRSLSGLTLRRLSPGQDVLWFALPRREDDPGGSIDLHLGGPHCIVTTDHGERWQVGYSIRKDSYGQAREHGVGPIRQAVAETIPWLADRVGLLTEWTQLHLLAVEVARVRRWWRPGLLLIGDAAHPISPIGGMGINMAVQDAVAAANVLSGPLRSGWVRPRHLARVQRERAWQIAVLQGQQVIQEREVVGIHTGAQLHVPTTLIRVLHGLPGLRRLPGYVTAYGLKPVRLHPRWAVERV, encoded by the coding sequence ATGCTGTTCGGAGAGGGAGACGTGTGCATCGTGGGGGGCGGCCCGGCGGGGATGATCCTGGCCCTGCTCCTCGCGCGCCAGGGCATCGCCGTGACGGTGTTGGAGGCGGCCCGCGACTTCGAGCGTTCCTTCCGGGGCGATACCCTCCACCCCGCGATCATGGAACTCCTCGAGGGGCTCGGCCTCGCCGAGCCCCTGTTGCGTCTGGCGCATACCCGCGCCCACCGCGCCCGCTTCATCACGCCCGCGCGCACCCAGGTCATCGCCGACTTCTCGTGCCTGCGCACGCCCTATCCCTACCTCACCGTGATGGCCCAGGCCCGCTTCCTGACCTTCCTCGCCGGGGAATTGGGACGGTATGGGCACGCCCGGGTCGTCATGGGCGCCCGGGTCGAGGGCCTGCTGGAGGAAGGTGGCCGGGTGACGGGCGTGCGCTACCGGCAGGGCGGCACCCTGCACGACCTCCCCGCGCGGCTCACGATGGGGGCGGACGGGCGGTTTTCCAAGGTGCGCTCGCTTTCGGGTCTGACCCTGCGGCGCCTCTCACCGGGTCAGGACGTGCTGTGGTTCGCCCTGCCCCGGCGTGAGGACGACCCCGGCGGCAGCATCGACCTGCACCTCGGCGGCCCTCACTGCATCGTCACCACCGACCACGGCGAACGCTGGCAGGTGGGGTACTCCATCCGCAAGGACAGTTACGGGCAGGCGCGGGAACACGGCGTGGGTCCCATCCGGCAAGCCGTGGCCGAGACGATCCCCTGGCTGGCCGACCGGGTGGGGCTGCTGACCGAGTGGACCCAGTTGCACCTCCTCGCGGTCGAGGTGGCGCGGGTACGGCGCTGGTGGCGGCCCGGCCTGCTCCTGATTGGGGACGCCGCGCACCCCATTTCCCCCATCGGCGGCATGGGCATCAACATGGCCGTGCAGGACGCAGTGGCGGCGGCCAACGTGCTCTCGGGTCCCCTGCGCTCGGGGTGGGTGCGGCCCCGGCACCTCGCGCGGGTGCAGCGGGAGCGCGCGTGGCAGATCGCCGTGCTTCAGGGGCAGCAGGTTATCCAGGAGCGCGAGGTGGTGGGGATTCACACGGGGGCCCAGCTCCACGTTCCCACCACCCTGATCCGGGTGCTGCACGGGCTGCCCGGCCTGCGCCGCCTGCCCGGGTACGTCACGGCGTATGGGCTGAAGCCGGTGCGGCTGCACCCAAGGTGGGCGGTGGAGCGGGTGTGA
- a CDS encoding AAA family ATPase: MIGDHLQVTIGRAADYAREAGHEYVTLEHLLLALTHDPEAREALIAVGADVERLRGELEDVLAEYEAVPGAEPDFTLGVHRVVQGAVLQLHASGKGNQTADGARVLVELLEEEDSPARAALEAQGVTRLDVLGYVSHGTARVAGRERERHTAGVDGEPSPETTETAQNPLEAYATDLTAGARAGEFDPVIGREGELERTVHILARRVKNNPVLVGEPGVGKTALAEGLAQRVADGRAPGFLKDASVYALDLGALLAGTRYRGDFEQRLKAVLAALDGQNAVLFIDELHTLVGAGATEGGSVDAANLLKPALARGRLRVLGATTPGEVRYLEKDRALWRRFQTVEVPEPSEEDALAILRGLAPGYASHHGVTYTEGALDAAVRLSARHLRDRFLPDKAIDVLDEAGAARSSTGQGGEITEGDIEATVARMARVPVGAVKAEEVGSLATLEADLGARVFGQGAAVNAVASAVKLARAGLRDPQKPQGAFLFAGPTGVGKTELARALADRLGIHLARFDMSEYQEAHTVARLIGAPPGYVGFDQGGLLTDVVAKNPHAVVLLDEIEKAHPDVYNLFLQLMDHGTLTDHTGKKVDGRGLILIFTTNAGAADASRPALGFSREGRAGEEAEAVRRTFTPEFRNRLDAVIHFRPLAPEVMASVVDKFLRQLEAQLGERGVVLTVTPAARALLAKLGYDPQMGARPLARMIEERVKRPLADELLFGRLKDGGAVTVDAQGEGFSFGAG, from the coding sequence ATGATCGGAGACCACCTGCAAGTCACCATCGGCCGCGCCGCCGACTACGCCCGCGAGGCCGGGCACGAATACGTCACCCTCGAACATCTCCTCCTGGCCCTGACGCACGACCCGGAGGCGCGCGAGGCTTTGATCGCCGTCGGGGCGGATGTCGAACGGCTGCGGGGCGAGCTGGAGGACGTGCTCGCCGAGTACGAGGCCGTTCCCGGGGCCGAGCCGGACTTCACCCTGGGCGTGCACCGGGTCGTGCAGGGCGCCGTGCTGCAACTCCACGCCAGCGGCAAGGGGAACCAGACGGCGGACGGCGCGCGGGTCCTCGTCGAACTGCTCGAAGAGGAGGACTCGCCCGCCCGCGCGGCCCTGGAGGCGCAGGGCGTCACCCGGCTCGACGTGCTGGGCTACGTCTCCCACGGCACGGCGAGGGTGGCGGGCCGAGAGCGCGAGCGGCACACGGCGGGCGTGGACGGCGAGCCGAGCCCTGAGACCACGGAGACCGCCCAGAACCCCCTCGAAGCCTACGCGACCGACCTCACCGCCGGGGCGCGGGCCGGGGAGTTCGACCCGGTGATCGGGCGCGAAGGAGAGCTGGAGCGCACCGTCCATATCCTCGCCCGCCGGGTGAAGAACAACCCCGTCCTCGTGGGCGAGCCGGGCGTAGGCAAGACCGCCCTCGCCGAGGGGCTGGCGCAGCGGGTCGCGGACGGGAGGGCGCCGGGCTTCCTGAAGGACGCCTCCGTCTACGCCCTCGACCTCGGCGCCCTGCTCGCCGGAACGCGCTACCGGGGCGACTTCGAGCAGCGGCTCAAGGCCGTCCTCGCCGCACTCGACGGGCAGAACGCGGTCCTCTTCATCGACGAGCTGCATACGCTGGTCGGCGCCGGGGCGACCGAGGGGGGCAGCGTGGACGCGGCGAACCTCCTCAAGCCCGCCCTTGCGCGGGGACGGCTGCGGGTGCTGGGAGCGACGACGCCGGGCGAGGTCCGCTACCTGGAGAAAGACCGCGCCCTGTGGCGCCGCTTCCAGACCGTCGAGGTGCCCGAGCCGTCCGAGGAAGACGCCCTCGCCATCCTGCGGGGATTGGCACCCGGGTATGCCTCCCACCACGGGGTCACGTACACGGAGGGGGCGCTTGACGCCGCCGTGCGCCTCTCCGCCCGCCACCTGCGCGACCGCTTCCTGCCCGACAAGGCCATCGACGTCTTGGACGAGGCGGGGGCGGCGCGCTCCTCCACCGGCCAGGGCGGCGAGATCACCGAGGGAGACATCGAGGCGACGGTCGCCCGTATGGCCCGCGTGCCCGTCGGCGCCGTGAAGGCCGAGGAGGTCGGCTCCCTCGCCACGCTGGAGGCGGACCTGGGGGCGCGGGTCTTCGGGCAAGGCGCCGCCGTGAACGCAGTCGCCAGCGCGGTCAAGCTGGCGCGGGCTGGGCTGCGCGACCCCCAGAAGCCGCAGGGGGCCTTCCTCTTCGCCGGGCCGACCGGGGTGGGCAAGACCGAACTCGCCCGCGCGCTCGCCGACAGGCTCGGCATCCACCTCGCCCGCTTCGACATGAGCGAGTACCAGGAGGCGCACACCGTCGCGCGGCTGATCGGCGCCCCTCCCGGCTACGTGGGCTTCGACCAGGGCGGGCTGCTCACCGACGTGGTGGCGAAGAACCCGCACGCGGTCGTCCTCCTCGACGAGATCGAGAAGGCGCACCCGGACGTGTACAACCTCTTCCTGCAACTGATGGACCACGGCACCCTCACCGACCACACCGGCAAGAAGGTGGACGGTCGCGGCCTGATCCTGATTTTCACGACGAACGCCGGGGCCGCCGACGCCTCGCGCCCCGCCCTCGGCTTCTCGCGGGAGGGCCGCGCGGGCGAGGAGGCCGAGGCGGTGAGGCGCACCTTCACCCCCGAATTCCGCAACCGCCTCGACGCGGTGATCCACTTCCGCCCCCTCGCGCCCGAGGTCATGGCGAGCGTGGTGGACAAGTTCCTGCGCCAATTGGAGGCGCAACTGGGCGAGCGCGGCGTCGTGCTGACGGTCACGCCCGCCGCCCGCGCTCTGCTCGCCAAGCTCGGCTACGACCCGCAGATGGGCGCTCGACCGCTTGCCCGCATGATCGAGGAGCGGGTGAAGCGTCCGCTCGCCGACGAGCTGCTGTTCGGGCGGCTGAAGGACGGGGGCGCGGTGACGGTGGACGCCCAAGGAGAGGGGTTCAGCTTTGGGGCGGGGTAA
- the clpS gene encoding ATP-dependent Clp protease adapter ClpS yields MTRRDNETGGRTGTLERTETQNQTQRPRLYRVLLLNDDYTPMEFVVRVLTRYFRKSGPEAELIMLAVHHKGQGVAGVYTRDVAETKVAQVTAHARREGHPLMTVAEPEPGE; encoded by the coding sequence ATGACGCGCCGCGACAACGAGACGGGTGGGCGCACGGGGACGCTGGAACGCACCGAGACGCAGAACCAGACGCAGCGGCCCCGGCTCTACCGCGTGCTGCTGCTCAACGACGACTACACGCCGATGGAGTTCGTGGTGCGGGTGCTGACGCGCTACTTCCGCAAGTCGGGGCCGGAGGCCGAACTCATCATGCTCGCCGTCCACCACAAGGGACAGGGGGTGGCGGGCGTCTACACCCGCGACGTGGCCGAGACGAAGGTCGCCCAGGTCACCGCCCACGCGCGGCGCGAGGGGCACCCCCTGATGACCGTCGCCGAGCCGGAGCCGGGCGAGTGA
- a CDS encoding YtxH domain-containing protein: protein MSDTHERHFPLKRLLLLGALIGAGAYYLSREQNRRALDQKLGELGLKDAAENVGESVAQGWEKTKGAAVSAGQVIAEKAGEVQQAAASGGAEAGVDRAKQVADDVKAAVAQVAGEAKDAAGDVAATAGREAKDVKGEVKDAAGDASDAARQAAEQARSKAQDVASDVKAAAQNAKDDVRQGAGQARDKAQDLAQEAKATARDVKSDVQQGARQAGADVKDAAQGNAGHLQQVTQDLRMGEQSGATVPSSAQQAKSDAQAAVSGATVEVKDAAQDAKAGAQSAANKAQNAAQDVKKDLKNTAQDVKSDAKNAVQDAKRNL, encoded by the coding sequence ATGTCCGATACTCATGAACGCCACTTTCCCCTCAAACGCCTCCTGTTGCTGGGTGCGCTGATCGGCGCGGGGGCCTATTACCTCAGCCGGGAGCAAAACCGCCGGGCCCTCGACCAGAAGCTCGGCGAGCTGGGCCTCAAGGACGCCGCCGAGAACGTGGGCGAGAGCGTGGCCCAGGGCTGGGAGAAGACGAAAGGCGCCGCCGTGAGCGCCGGTCAGGTGATCGCCGAGAAGGCGGGCGAGGTCCAGCAGGCCGCCGCCTCGGGCGGAGCCGAGGCCGGGGTGGACCGCGCGAAGCAGGTCGCCGACGACGTGAAGGCCGCCGTGGCCCAGGTGGCGGGTGAGGCGAAGGACGCGGCGGGCGACGTGGCCGCCACCGCCGGGCGCGAGGCGAAGGACGTGAAGGGCGAGGTGAAAGACGCCGCCGGAGACGCCAGTGACGCCGCCCGGCAGGCCGCCGAGCAGGCCCGGAGCAAGGCGCAGGACGTCGCCTCCGACGTGAAGGCCGCCGCCCAGAACGCCAAAGACGACGTGCGGCAGGGCGCGGGCCAGGCCAGGGACAAGGCCCAGGACCTCGCGCAGGAGGCCAAGGCCACCGCGCGGGACGTGAAGTCGGACGTGCAGCAGGGAGCCCGGCAGGCAGGGGCGGACGTGAAGGACGCGGCCCAAGGCAATGCGGGCCACCTCCAGCAGGTCACGCAGGACCTGAGGATGGGTGAGCAGAGCGGCGCCACCGTTCCCTCCTCCGCCCAGCAGGCCAAGAGCGACGCCCAGGCCGCCGTGAGTGGCGCGACGGTCGAGGTCAAGGACGCGGCGCAGGACGCCAAGGCGGGCGCTCAGAGCGCGGCGAACAAGGCGCAGAACGCGGCCCAGGACGTGAAGAAGGACCTGAAGAACACGGCCCAGGACGTGAAATCCGACGCCAAGAACGCCGTGCAGGACGCCAAGCGCAACCTCTGA
- a CDS encoding DUF1517 domain-containing protein, with protein MPSLSPKTLRGALVLLATLALCLAALILLSHAGAQSGGGFGGSAGGGGGSAGGGYSGGGGGYSGGFPGGGYSSGPVIVGGGGPVIVGGGGYGYGGGGFGLIGLLLFGLVVFSVVGFMRRSLGGGGAQTLGGGGLGSLSGTAQAVSVQILMAEGDEVKRSLQRVAQSGDPDTNEGLARMLQEAALVALRHPERWVYGNVERAQGSASAADSQVGAWATEARAAFTEQTTSNYQNRDVNTGFEQRGDYTFQGEGTDLYLAVTIAVAAHALASLPPAGVTTAAEARAALGAISSVSPGDLIRAEVVWSPDAPGEFLSEDEAILKYPKLTKL; from the coding sequence ATGCCGAGCCTCTCCCCCAAGACCCTGCGGGGCGCCCTGGTCCTCCTCGCCACCCTCGCCCTGTGCCTCGCCGCCCTGATCCTGCTGAGCCATGCGGGCGCGCAGTCGGGCGGGGGCTTCGGGGGCAGCGCGGGCGGCGGGGGAGGCTCGGCGGGGGGCGGGTACAGCGGCGGGGGGGGAGGCTACTCCGGCGGCTTCCCGGGCGGCGGCTACAGCAGCGGGCCCGTGATCGTCGGGGGCGGCGGCCCGGTCATCGTCGGTGGGGGAGGGTACGGCTACGGGGGCGGGGGCTTCGGGCTGATCGGCCTGCTCCTCTTCGGGCTGGTGGTCTTCTCGGTGGTGGGCTTCATGCGCCGCAGTCTGGGTGGGGGCGGGGCGCAGACCCTGGGCGGCGGGGGCCTGGGCAGCCTCAGCGGCACCGCGCAGGCCGTGTCCGTGCAGATCCTGATGGCCGAGGGCGACGAGGTGAAGCGCTCCTTGCAACGCGTCGCCCAGAGCGGCGACCCTGACACGAACGAGGGTCTCGCCCGGATGCTTCAGGAGGCCGCCCTGGTGGCCCTGCGCCACCCCGAGCGCTGGGTGTACGGCAACGTCGAGCGCGCCCAGGGCTCCGCGAGCGCCGCCGACAGTCAGGTGGGCGCCTGGGCGACCGAGGCCCGCGCCGCCTTCACCGAGCAGACCACCAGCAACTACCAGAACCGGGACGTGAACACCGGCTTCGAGCAGCGGGGCGACTACACCTTCCAGGGCGAGGGCACCGACCTCTACCTCGCCGTCACCATCGCGGTGGCCGCGCACGCCCTCGCCTCGCTGCCGCCCGCCGGAGTCACGACCGCTGCCGAGGCCCGCGCCGCCCTGGGTGCGATCAGCTCGGTCAGCCCCGGCGACCTGATCCGCGCCGAGGTCGTCTGGAGCCCCGACGCGCCCGGCGAGTTCCTCAGCGAGGACGAGGCGATCTTGAAGTACCCGAAGCTCACGAAGCTGTGA
- a CDS encoding NUDIX domain-containing protein yields MSFPRTHLLARAVIEQDGHILLAQASGHTNTFLPGGHLEAGEGLARCLTRELFEETGLGFSVGAFLGVVEHEWRDKDGGVHHEINHLFAATCEGLSRRQAVRAREAHLTFEWVFLDQLDARQLEPSPLRALLTRGRTPGAWFASTLPNPGPETR; encoded by the coding sequence ATGTCCTTCCCCCGAACACATCTCCTCGCACGCGCCGTCATCGAGCAGGACGGGCATATCCTCCTCGCCCAGGCAAGCGGTCATACCAACACTTTCCTGCCCGGTGGGCACCTCGAGGCTGGGGAGGGGCTGGCGCGGTGTCTGACGCGGGAACTGTTCGAGGAGACGGGGCTCGGTTTCTCGGTCGGGGCCTTTCTCGGTGTCGTGGAGCATGAATGGCGGGATAAAGACGGAGGTGTCCACCACGAGATCAACCATCTCTTTGCCGCGACCTGCGAGGGACTCAGCCGTCGTCAGGCCGTGAGGGCACGGGAGGCGCACCTGACTTTCGAGTGGGTCTTCCTCGACCAACTGGACGCCCGACAGCTCGAGCCCTCACCTCTGCGCGCGCTGCTCACCCGGGGGCGGACACCCGGCGCGTGGTTCGCCTCGACCCTCCCGAACCCCGGCCCCGAGACGCGATGA
- a CDS encoding HNH endonuclease yields the protein MSRRRPESNWPPPPAEPERCGLCGRETPVLTEHHLVPKSQGRRQGVKIHELPTVPLCPACHKFLHRTFTNAELAGEYNSVDALLAHEDVQRFVAWVRKQPATKGVRVR from the coding sequence ATGTCCCGCCGCCGTCCCGAGTCCAACTGGCCTCCGCCGCCCGCCGAGCCCGAGCGCTGCGGCCTGTGCGGACGCGAGACTCCCGTCCTCACCGAACACCACCTCGTTCCCAAGTCGCAGGGGCGGCGACAGGGGGTCAAGATTCACGAGTTGCCCACCGTGCCCCTGTGCCCGGCCTGCCACAAGTTCCTCCACCGCACCTTCACGAACGCCGAGCTGGCGGGCGAGTACAACAGCGTGGACGCGCTCCTCGCCCACGAGGACGTGCAAAGGTTCGTCGCGTGGGTTCGCAAGCAGCCCGCGACGAAGGGAGTGCGGGTGCGGTAG
- a CDS encoding aminoglycoside adenylyltransferase domain-containing protein — MLSPPNAEVGALLDRLGADIRHALGDRLVGLYLYGSLVAGDFDPERSDVDLLAVLSSEVGEEDVEELNRMHARLVEDFPAWNDRIEVDYLPLAALRTFRTEPGVMIRISPGEPLHLLNAGPHYLVNWYLARQSGVTLFGPPPGEVIPEITRAEFVAGIRGHVGAWPGWVTEMHHPGGQAYAVLTLCRALYTTTHGEQLSKRRAGLWAQERLPEWSSLIGWALDWWYGGGLQTPDQDHFAQTARFVEDVAGRIAALPSWQDRSP; from the coding sequence ATGCTCTCCCCGCCGAACGCCGAGGTCGGCGCGTTGCTGGACCGCCTGGGCGCGGATATTCGGCACGCTCTGGGTGACCGTCTCGTCGGCCTGTACCTCTACGGCTCGCTCGTGGCGGGCGACTTCGACCCCGAGCGCAGCGACGTGGACCTGCTCGCGGTCCTCTCCTCGGAGGTCGGTGAGGAGGACGTGGAGGAGCTGAACCGGATGCACGCGCGTCTCGTAGAGGATTTCCCCGCCTGGAACGACCGCATCGAGGTCGATTACCTGCCGCTCGCCGCCCTGCGGACCTTCCGGACCGAGCCCGGCGTGATGATCCGGATTAGCCCAGGAGAGCCGCTGCACCTCCTCAACGCCGGGCCGCATTACCTCGTGAACTGGTACCTGGCCCGGCAAAGCGGAGTCACGCTGTTTGGCCCGCCGCCGGGGGAGGTCATCCCCGAGATCACGCGGGCGGAGTTCGTGGCGGGCATCCGGGGACACGTCGGCGCCTGGCCCGGGTGGGTGACGGAGATGCACCACCCCGGCGGGCAGGCGTACGCCGTCCTAACCCTGTGCCGCGCGCTCTACACGACCACCCACGGCGAACAGCTTTCCAAGCGGCGGGCGGGGCTGTGGGCCCAGGAACGGCTGCCGGAGTGGAGTTCGCTGATCGGCTGGGCGCTGGATTGGTGGTACGGAGGCGGGCTCCAGACACCCGACCAGGACCACTTCGCACAGACGGCGCGCTTCGTGGAGGACGTGGCGGGACGGATCGCCGCCCTCCCGAGCTGGCAGGACCGCTCCCCCTGA
- the murD gene encoding UDP-N-acetylmuramoyl-L-alanine--D-glutamate ligase — protein MNGGRKVLLYGLGRSGRGVARFLAREGLTAEWHDARPSDEDGALMRELGFARGDVAGTYGTVVAAPGVPIDHPDLLALASRGAEIIGEVALAARRRPHLPLVGITGTAGKGGTTVLTAHLLRACGLNAREGGNIDPPLLDVVDEAEVGVVELSSFQLERVPGLRLPVAVITNLGVDHLDRHRTVEAYHAAKRNITAGQEEGDVLVLPAGLEVPTRATVRTFPPDRIALADSREVLPAADLPEGLHPANAAAAVLAAEALLQRLGRAAEMETFSDALRTARPVAGRFETVARVGDVRFIEDSIATRTLAVEAALTRATPPIAWLVGGRDKGADLAPLREAARGRVVRVIAFGEDGGKMAQALGLPFDLLPFEPGLDGDEVMRRAAALGFAALGGAGGRGTVLLAPVGTSFDLFRDYKARGESFAWAARSLTHQEVEA, from the coding sequence GTGAACGGGGGGCGAAAGGTGTTGCTGTACGGCTTGGGGCGAAGCGGGCGGGGGGTGGCGCGGTTTCTGGCGCGCGAGGGACTGACGGCCGAGTGGCACGACGCGCGGCCCTCGGACGAGGACGGGGCGCTCATGCGGGAACTGGGCTTCGCGCGCGGCGACGTGGCGGGGACGTACGGGACGGTCGTGGCCGCCCCTGGCGTGCCCATCGACCACCCCGACCTGCTCGCGCTCGCATCGCGCGGGGCGGAGATCATCGGGGAGGTGGCCCTCGCCGCCCGCAGGCGCCCCCACCTCCCGCTCGTCGGGATCACCGGCACGGCGGGCAAGGGGGGCACGACCGTCCTGACCGCCCACCTGCTGCGGGCGTGCGGCCTGAACGCGCGCGAGGGCGGCAACATCGACCCCCCCCTCCTCGACGTGGTGGACGAGGCGGAGGTCGGCGTCGTCGAGCTGTCGAGCTTCCAACTGGAGCGGGTGCCCGGCCTGCGCCTGCCCGTTGCCGTCATCACGAACCTCGGCGTGGACCATCTCGACCGCCACCGCACCGTGGAGGCGTATCACGCGGCCAAGCGCAACATCACGGCGGGGCAGGAGGAGGGGGATGTGCTCGTCCTCCCGGCGGGGCTGGAGGTGCCCACCCGCGCCACCGTGCGGACCTTTCCCCCCGACCGGATCGCGCTCGCGGACAGCCGGGAAGTCCTGCCCGCCGCCGACCTTCCCGAGGGCCTCCACCCCGCCAACGCCGCCGCCGCCGTCCTCGCCGCCGAGGCGCTGCTTCAGAGGCTTGGGCGCGCAGCCGAAATGGAAACGTTTTCCGACGCTCTCCGCACCGCCCGTCCGGTCGCGGGCCGCTTCGAGACGGTCGCGCGGGTCGGGGACGTGCGGTTTATCGAGGATTCCATCGCCACGCGGACCCTCGCGGTGGAAGCGGCCCTCACCCGCGCCACGCCTCCGATTGCCTGGCTCGTCGGCGGGCGGGACAAGGGGGCCGACCTCGCTCCGCTGCGGGAGGCGGCGCGGGGCCGGGTCGTGCGGGTGATCGCCTTCGGGGAGGACGGGGGGAAGATGGCGCAGGCCCTCGGTCTCCCCTTCGACCTCCTTCCCTTCGAGCCGGGGCTGGACGGGGACGAGGTGATGCGGCGGGCCGCCGCGCTGGGCTTCGCCGCCTTGGGAGGAGCGGGCGGGCGGGGCACGGTGCTGCTCGCGCCGGTCGGGACGAGTTTCGACCTGTTCCGCGACTACAAGGCGCGCGGGGAGAGCTTCGCGTGGGCGGCGCGGTCGCTGACCCATCAGGAGGTGGAGGCATGA